The sequence TGCTGCTTAATGGGTTAAATCCAGATCTCGTTACATATACAATACTGATCTGTGGGCATTGCCAGATGGGCAATATTGAAGAAAGCTTTAAGTTGAAGGAGAAAATGCTTTCACAAGGTTTAAAGTTGAGTATTGTCACATACACTGTATTGTTAAGCAGTTTGTGTAAGAGTGGACGAATTGATGAAGCAGTGATATTGCTTCATGAAATGGAAGTTATTGGCTTGGAGCCAGATCTTTTAACATATTCTGTTCTCATCCATGGCCTCTGCAAGCGAGGGGCAGTACAAGAGGCTATTCAACTATATGAGGAAATGTGCTCCAAGAGAATTTACCCAAATTATTTTGTATGCAGCGCTATTATATCAGGTCTTTTTGAAAAAGGGGCAATTTCAGAGGCACAAATGTATTTTGATTCAGTAACAAAGAGTGATGTGGCAgaggaaatcattttttataatattatgattgATGGGTATGCAAAACTTGGTAATATTGGGGAAGCTGTACGGTTATACAAACAGataattgaaaaaggaatttctCCAACTATTGTGACTTTCAATTCCCTTATTTATGGTTTCTGCAAAAAGGGAAAGCTAGCTGAGGCTGTAAAGTTATTAGATACTATCAAGGTGCATGGTTTGGTGCCAACTTCTGTAACTTACACGACTCTAATGAATGGATACTGTGAAGTGGGAGATATGCATAGCATGTTTGACATGCTTCATGAAATGGAAGCAAAAGCTATAAAACCTACTCAAATCACTTATACTGTAGTTGTGAAAGGACTCTGCAAAGAGGGGCGGCTGCATGAATCTGTTCAATTACTTGAGTATATGTATGCTAGGGGTCTATTCCCAGATCAAATCACATATAATACTGTAATTCAAAGCTTCTGCAAAGCTCATGACCTACAAAAAGCTTTTCAGTTACACAATCAAATGTTGCAGCATAGTCTTCAGCCTAGTCCTGTTACATATAATGTTCTTATTAATGGCCTTTGTGTATATGGCAACTTAAAGGATGCTGATAGACTACTGGTTACTCTTCAGGACCAAAGTATAAGATTAACAAAGGTTGCCTACACAACAATAATCAAAGCACATTGTGCTAAGGGTGATGTACATAATGCACTGGTCTTCTTCCATCAAATGGTGGAGAGGGGTTTTGAGGTTTCCGTCAGAGATTATAGTGCTGTGATCAATAGATTGTGCAAAAGGAATTTAATAACTGAAGCAAAAATTTTTTTCTGTATGATGTTAACTCATGGCATTCCTCCTGATCAAGATATTTGTTTGGTGATGCTCAATGCTTTCCATCGAAGTGGTGATCCCAATTCAGTATTTGAGATATTTGCTATGATGATAAAATGTGGCCTGCTTCCTGTTTAAATCCACCATAAAGCAATGATTCTTGTGATTCTCACTATAGAAAGAGCAGATGTATCAGTTGACATGGGAGTCTGGTGCACAAGGTATAGCATTACACTGCACtctttcatattaatttttaattgtagtattatttaaaaaatagagtttGAAAGGTATGCTATGTGATTGGTGATGTATTTTTTATCACACATGgtataaaattcaattaaaatttaaatttattgcCTCCAGAATTGGATTAACTCACACTTCTGATCAAAACATAGTTATGGCTACCAAGTAAAGTACTCCAGATTATTGTCCTCTAAGATTGGTAATTTGTGTAACAAGTATTTTATAAGAGAGGAAATCTTGACACACAAATCAATTGGAGATAAAAACAGTTGAAGTAAAATCCCAAACGAGGTAGTGGAATGAGTAATTCAAaagatcaataaaattaaattcagaaagTAAAAGCATCCAGAGGTTGATCTACTTTGGAGCTACGTCCCTCAGGAAGAAAAATCTCTGGATTGGCAATCAATGCTGAAATCATAATATATCTTAAAAGGTCACAATTTTCGCAATCTCGTTTTGTACTTTTTGTGTTCATTTGACCATGAGATCTAGCTGAAATTTTGCATATAATTGATCAAAAACTGTTGTCAATGAATCAAATACCTAGTAAGCATTCATTGAACTAATCTAAGCATCGGTTTTATCTCATTAAGGGAGATTTACTGGAGAAATCATTCATTCTATTACAAAACTCAATCTGAGAATAATATGAAGAATTTATATTATTGTGTCTTTAATTTCTTTGGATCTTCCACAGAATTAAAGGAGAATCCTTATAACCATGTGAATCTGCGCACATAGCTTGTTTGCGTCCAAGAAAAATGTGAGAACATGTAAGAATATTAGGAGAGAGAAGACAGGAAAATGAAAGATCTCTACTAAACTCTAATCTCACAAATGAATTCCAAAAGTTGTCAAGTCTCCAACTAAACTcctgtttaactttttttacaAGACACATGGCCACTTCTCACAATGCAACATCACAATGGAAAGTTATAGAAgactttcaaaatttcaagcaTCTCAGCCCAAGCACTCAGTAGCACCAATTTATCACAAATCGTTCAAGTAGGCGATTTAACATATTCTGCAGGGGAAAATTCTGCTCATGCTTCCTTGTTCAGAACGGTAGATGTTGGAGACTTGACCCATTCTGCTCACCTGTAAGTGCTTTAAAAACCATGAGTACTTTAACCAATTTCCTTCAGTTGGATAAACTGCTCCTATTCCACTCATTTGAGTGATCTTAACATTTTCCTTTGGCAGTTTGTAGGATTACCCTTTGCCCATAATCTGCTCACTCGAGCAGTTTATGCAACCTTGAGCGGTTTAAGGTTTTAGACAATTCTTAGCCCTTGAATCCACTCCCAACTCTACTCTCCTGCACGAAATACATTTGACTGAGCTCTTTAAGGACTCCCTTGTTTGTTCTAAATCTTTCTTGAGCAGTTCTGAGCAATCTCTGTTCAGAATTCCTCCCCTGGATTTCCTTCCATTCTTCAATGCTTTTCCGTTCATGTTTCCAACCCCACTTGCTTTGTTCAACTTTCCCAACTTCcattgaatgaatttttaacaCTCTTTAGCTTTCAATCCTTGTTGAAATGCACTTATACACATTAGATTCCCCCATAGATCATAGGATGCACTCAGGACTTCGTGGACATAAGTGAAAATACATCTTTTAGCACAGAAATCCCTACATGTTTGATTATTAATCTTATTGGCCATGAGGGAATTAGCCATCCATAAGGTGCAATGTGATTAAGTTGGAGGTGATTCATGAATGagtggaagaagaaaaagaatgtgGTCGAAGTTATTGGAAAAAACGGGTTGGCCTAAGATTTAGAGGAATCTTAAAGGATTCATGTAGCTAATCTAAAAAAGTTGGGATAAAGTTTTTAAGAGTtgagttttattattttctactaATTTGGTGATCACTTTTTCAATTCTATTTGTATTACCTCTCTGTAAACTGAGTATAATCAAATTCACTCTAAAAAGTTGGTTTTTGATATTTCCCCTGGTTCTGCACCTCTATTCATTTTGTGTAGGAAAAAATTGCAAAAGGTTCCACAAAGGGGCAAATGCAAGTCAATGTGTAGTATTCAGGGATCAAATGGGGaaaggaaaagaggaaaaaagtgGAGCTATCCTCTACAATATATGTCATCAATAAAGTTAATCAAACAACTCTCTCTGGATTAGTGTAGACTTGGAGGCTATTGACATCTGTTTGTGCTTCAACACTGGCAGCTTCATCCCTCGGACTTATGTTCTTTTCTTTCTGTATGCTTCACAGCAAGCACAAAGGGCTGCCCCCCCGAACACCTGTTTCACTTCCTTGCAGATGCCATGTGCCAGACcctaaaaaaaatctacaacAGTCATCAATAGATGCTGGGCTGTCACCTTGTCATTCCTTTACATGCAGCACCTGTGGTGAAGTACCCTCCTTTTGTACACCAGATTATCACTGGTCAAAAATCTTACCAAAGTTGCAGTCCCTATGAATGAAGACAAAATTCTCCTCCCTTTGTGCCCACTAGAGTCCCCATGAAAGGCCTACTCATGCTCTACTTTGTTTAAATCAACAAAGCATAAACCTTAACTGCTTGGGGTGGGCTTTAGGAAACTTGTCTCAACGTGCAGCTCTATCTAGTGCCATATATTCTCTATCAGAATGTAGCCTTCCAGGTAACTCACCATCTTAGATCACAAACTTGCaggtttatttaaaatatgtaaagagTTTTGTGCTGGTTGTCTACTTGATGCACTTCTTGGGGCAGGATTATGTGTGTATAGGTAAAACACTAAATGCAGTATGAGCGGCATTCCtgactttttctttatatataaacaACTTTAAGATGGGCAAAGTTCCTAAATTTCACTCTAGGATGAGAAAATTGTACGAAAGACCTATGGTATTCATCACTGTTTTTGAACTCCTCATAGAAGTATAGGCTGCTTTGTGTAATTTGCTTTTATACTTTCTATAAATGttgttttgacttttgaaataCTTCCGTTATACTTTTGTGAAacttgtaaaataatttttcatggtAATACATAGAATATTTTGTAGACTGAAGAAGCTGCTTGAGGACTTAGTTGATGGTTATCTCTTTGACTCACTGTGCTGCTGTGAATTGCTCAAAGATTTCTGACATCCAAGACATCAGTTCTCTTGCTTCCTGCAATTGCTTTTCTGGTAAAAATACTTGTCCACACTCAGTTTCAACTATCTTTGTAACAGTTAAGATGTGGCAATCTGTTCTGGAACAACAAAgttctttgaaattttataatactTGCTGAAGCTTTGCCTTCTACCATCCTGCAACTTTGCTCCaagctctttttctttttggtgaaggATCATCCATATAGATGCTTCAAGTATTTCTTATTTGAAATTACAGCTTGCTTTTCTTTAATCTAGCGGGAGGTAACAAGAACTGATTGACCGTTATTTCCTGTCATAGAGCTTGTAATATTTCTGATGCCAAAATTGAAATGGAGATCAttgtaaacataaaaatttagaggattaaattaccactgaATTGATCATCAAAATTGTGACTCTCTAGTTCAATAAAATTTGTACTTGACAAGTGATGAGTCATACACATTGGACGCTTGACATGTATTCAAAAGGTGACATATAGCGAAATTTGGAAGGCTGCAAAATTAAGTcttgcaaataaaatcaaatcttccAATTGAAGTCGAAAGagaattcaaaatatatattttcttgttgGCAAATTTCTAGGGAAATAAATCTTTCAATTGAagtcaaaagagaattaaaaataaatattcccTTATTGgcaaattttcttaatgaaggAGACAAGTTGCTAAAAATCAAGGAACGAAATTCTTTAAATTAAGCAACCAAATCTTAAggattccaaatttaattccctaaGTTCACCTATAAATAATGGTGACTTCCTTTAATGAAAGGGATCGACAAAACAACTTAAAATGGGAAAAGAGGATTCACAAAGAGAAAAAGGCTTCATAAAATCTCCCTGCAAGTCCGAGAAACAATAGAA is a genomic window of Vitis riparia cultivar Riparia Gloire de Montpellier isolate 1030 chromosome 1, EGFV_Vit.rip_1.0, whole genome shotgun sequence containing:
- the LOC117916045 gene encoding putative pentatricopeptide repeat-containing protein At1g13630 isoform X1: MLNHIYPWRSLLRKSLNLSPITSLVFTKHSVSAAKLHDESADASIPNDAVRQILIGLRSFGASKFLWGHHFQTLASVLNTHQVDQILLSLRVDNSDSALFLFDLLRNEYGFRHSRVSWFIISHVVARKGQSKELRRVLNQMVEEEGSGSAPSLCELLCNSFRDWDLNNVVWDMLACAYSRAEMVHDALFVLAKMKVLNLQVSIATYNSLLYNLRHTDIVWDVYDEIKASGVPQNEYTNPILIDGLCRQSRLQDAVTFLRETRGEEFGPSVVSFNALMSGFCKMGSVDVAKSFFCMMIKYGLLPDVYSYNILLHGLCVAGSMEEALEFTNDMEKHGVEPDIVTYNILANGFRILGLISGAWKVVQRMLLNGLNPDLVTYTILICGHCQMGNIEESFKLKEKMLSQGLKLSIVTYTVLLSSLCKSGRIDEAVILLHEMEVIGLEPDLLTYSVLIHGLCKRGAVQEAIQLYEEMCSKRIYPNYFVCSAIISGLFEKGAISEAQMYFDSVTKSDVAEEIIFYNIMIDGYAKLGNIGEAVRLYKQIIEKGISPTIVTFNSLIYGFCKKGKLAEAVKLLDTIKVHGLVPTSVTYTTLMNGYCEVGDMHSMFDMLHEMEAKAIKPTQITYTVVVKGLCKEGRLHESVQLLEYMYARGLFPDQITYNTVIQSFCKAHDLQKAFQLHNQMLQHSLQPSPVTYNVLINGLCVYGNLKDADRLLVTLQDQSIRLTKVAYTTIIKAHCAKGDVHNALVFFHQMVERGFEVSVRDYSAVINRLCKRNLITEAKIFFCMMLTHGIPPDQDICLVMLNAFHRSGDPNSVFEIFAMMIKCGLLPV
- the LOC117916045 gene encoding putative pentatricopeptide repeat-containing protein At1g13630 isoform X2; protein product: MLFAWYPTQTVLRISLRFLGSGSAPSLCELLCNSFRDWDLNNVVWDMLACAYSRAEMVHDALFVLAKMKVLNLQVSIATYNSLLYNLRHTDIVWDVYDEIKASGVPQNEYTNPILIDGLCRQSRLQDAVTFLRETRGEEFGPSVVSFNALMSGFCKMGSVDVAKSFFCMMIKYGLLPDVYSYNILLHGLCVAGSMEEALEFTNDMEKHGVEPDIVTYNILANGFRILGLISGAWKVVQRMLLNGLNPDLVTYTILICGHCQMGNIEESFKLKEKMLSQGLKLSIVTYTVLLSSLCKSGRIDEAVILLHEMEVIGLEPDLLTYSVLIHGLCKRGAVQEAIQLYEEMCSKRIYPNYFVCSAIISGLFEKGAISEAQMYFDSVTKSDVAEEIIFYNIMIDGYAKLGNIGEAVRLYKQIIEKGISPTIVTFNSLIYGFCKKGKLAEAVKLLDTIKVHGLVPTSVTYTTLMNGYCEVGDMHSMFDMLHEMEAKAIKPTQITYTVVVKGLCKEGRLHESVQLLEYMYARGLFPDQITYNTVIQSFCKAHDLQKAFQLHNQMLQHSLQPSPVTYNVLINGLCVYGNLKDADRLLVTLQDQSIRLTKVAYTTIIKAHCAKGDVHNALVFFHQMVERGFEVSVRDYSAVINRLCKRNLITEAKIFFCMMLTHGIPPDQDICLVMLNAFHRSGDPNSVFEIFAMMIKCGLLPV